A region of the Nothobranchius furzeri strain GRZ-AD chromosome 13, NfurGRZ-RIMD1, whole genome shotgun sequence genome:
ACTCTATTATGAgatgcttgggggggggggggggttgccatGGTGGCACATCTATTCTTTGCAGTCATTCTCCTTTGTCCTTATTACAATGTCCTTGGGTGACATGCACAATGTCATGGAAAGTGTTTGACAGTAAATGAAAATGTGTCACTTTAAGTACATGAATAGATAGTTGCCATGACAGCTTGAGAAGATCAGTTGAAACCTCACTAtatttaaaatgtgtgtgtggaagtgttttatttcattttagctttatcTGTAAATTGAGAAGATGTTATAATTATTGATCTTTACAAGTTTGATTTCTTCAGGGAACGGATGTCCCTACATATGTGACGACCTGAACGAAGACACCATCAGTGTTCTGGTTCGTCTCATAACTGAGAAGAAAGGtgagcacacacgcacgcacacacacacacacacacgcacgcacgcacacacacacacacgcacgcacacacacacgcacgcacgcacacacatacgcacgcacgcacacacacacacacacacacaccagcggaTGCCACCGATGAGCTGATACCTTTTGGTTACAGACAGTCTGTTGTGACGAAGTCAGCAGTTCTTGTCATTTTCTTGTCATGTTGTTAACTGACTGACTCACAGTCACAGAAGCATTAAACTGTATTTATGAGCAAATAGGAGAAATAGCTTTGCAAACAGCACATCTAAGTGATTATGATTTTTATTATCTGGTGACATTTAAAGCTCAAATATATTTAGTTTGACGTAGTTTGAAGAAATAGCTTGATCACCCCTGGGaattgtgtaaatgtgtgtgttttagaaaaTGCTGCTGCGCTagaggagctgctgctggagtACGAGAGCAAACAGATGAGCAAAGGCTCATCAATCAAGTAtgtgaggcacacacacacaccacacacacacacacacacacacacacacacacacacacatctgcacatGCATTGGTTGAATGTAGCTTTTGAAGGTTGCGGTCAACAAGATTTTAAAGACGTTTGGGAGTGTAGAAGTGGaggataacacacacacagtcagggaGGATGCATACACCCAACATGCaacttttaaataattaaaagcatTCGCTACTTCCTGGTCTGTGCAGCGGTAGTTTGAGTCCTGACTCAGACCTGCAGCTCTGGAGTGATCGTCACACACAGTCAAGTCATGAGTGTGTTTGTGAGATTCCTGGATGTCACCGATCAGAGGATCAGCGTTTACATAACCGAGTGTGGTTGCTGTTTGAGTTGGAACTTGTGGCTCTAAAATTGCTCAAGTAGCCTGTGtttaatttaacaagttaattaAAACCACAGTCTGCACCACTGGGGCTCAGCTTTAATGGAAAAGTTTATGCTGCAGCACTGATATGAAAACGTGATTAATTAAAAATGCGTAACAAGAAATGTCTTCATTTTCCCAACGTTGGCATTTGAATAAAATTCttttaaaacaaattttaaaacatattttcccatttttctacattatttttttatttaactggatttttattttatttttgagtgTCAGGCTGTCAGTTCTCAAAACGTCTTGGAACAAATTattgataaaaatgtaaaaacctgCATGAATTGAGCCCAGACATCTCAGTCCTATCATAAACACTTTGTTTTTCTATCTGTTAAATTGAATGTCAGTCCACTATTcctcttgtttttttctttttactttatgGTTTTGCTACACTTGTAGAAAATTTGGGATGttgataaattattattattttttattacattttaccCAGTTCTGATTAACCTTTGACCCCTAAAGGCCCAATGTCTCCACATCCACAGACTGACAAGATCACATGTTGGTGACTGAATGctttttgtttctgtttgtgtgtcTTGTGTACAATAGTGGGACGTCCGTGCTGAATGGGATCACATAAAGGCTAGAACattctcacacacatgcacaaaacacacacacacttttctggAAACAGTccagaggggtgtgtgtgtgtgtgcgagcgtgtgtaTTTGTGTAGGCAGGTTTTTATGACGTTATCTAGGGCCCTTATAGATCAGTGGCTCGTAACCTTTTATCTTTATAAAATAACAATGAGCAAAAGTCAAACTGACTCACGGTGTGTTTTAAGCTCCTTCTACTTTCTCTCAACCTAACATTCGTCTTCGTCCCCAGGTTCCCGATGCTGTCTCCGTTGTCCACCTTCCGCTCCCTACCCAGGCTTTGCCCCCACCAGTCCCACCTCCACACCATCTCCGGCCTCTCTGGTCTGGCTCCCAGACACGGGTACCGCTGTACTCGATGTGCTCAGAAAAAATGGCCGCCTCTTCTCATCCCTCCCTTGGATTCTTTCAAAGATCCCCTAAAGCCCCCCCCAAGCCTGCGTctgccctctctggattcccccaTTGACCAGATGAAGAACCCCCTTCTGGACGGAGTGTGTGTGGACACACACTATACACAAAATGGCATGCCAAAAATGGTACAGGATAAAGTGGACGGGCGTGAGAAGGAGAAGAAAGAAGGAGCGCTCACAGTGTTGTCTGTGGGGAGGTGCGTTTGAAGAACTGGGGTGCTTTTATTCATTCTTCCCtccattttttttttaactttaactGCATTTCTACCTTTACATCTATTGAAAATATGGATTTTACAGCAACATATTCTGCATAACAAATTATTTTCAACAAAATTAATCACAAGATTGACCTGATTTCATATAAAACCatcaaaaagtattaaaaagtaccaAAACTTAATAAATGAACGCTTCAAACAACCTTCCAGATAGAAAATCTGCATTTTTGGGGGCTCGTTGTCATAAATCCCCATTTTTCTAACATTAACGATGTTTTCTTGCTCAACAACAGATTTCAAGTTGCTCACATACCTGAAAACAAACCTGCTGCCGTGGAAACCAAAACATTATCTCAGGAAAAGAGGAACTCCATGTTTCTGGGGAAATCCTTCTCCTCCTCTTCGTCATCTGTTTTTAAACGGTACAATTTTCAAAACATACTACTTTGGTTTATTCTTTTCTGTGAATAGATTTTTACTTCGACGTCCTCAAACTTGTTAACAATGAAAGGAAAAGCTCCCGTTTAGCATCTCATTCATATTTTGTCTTATCAGATGAAGGAGAACGAAAGGCGTTGCGTGATGACTCTACCTCGTGGAAGAAGATCTCGCCATCCAATAACAGCTGAAATGCATGGAAGAAAACCCTCTGTCTGCTGAGCAGCATGTTTCTGGTTGTGTGATGATGTAAGGAAGTAAGGAAATAACAGATTCCAGCTCTGCTTCACTGTCCAGAACAGGAAGCGACTTTCAGACAAAATTCACAGAAATAAAATATCAGTTTCTTCATTAAGGTGCAACAAGTTCAGGAAAAATGtcttatttaaaggtgtggttgactgaaaaaaacattttaattacttctgattataattggtcattctgagttttaATGAAGGCTGATCATGAAAACAGTCCTCTACAccagtctcctgcattagcttgtgaTTGAAAATAGACGTTTGAAAGTCCTCACATATCTACGTCGTACTGTGAATGTGCATTCATAGGTTGGGGGTAGGCCACAAAGGAaggctatttttattttttattttttgcagcgaggagagagagcggagagtgtcttggtgatagtgacaGTGCAACGTTGCTGAAcaagttctgttagccaatcggaagcgaggtgtgtgcatgTCATTAATAATAATGCGTTATCCtgcttttcagcccacctctgcactagcaaacttctgcatctcagaacagaagCATCATAGTTTTGTTTAATGACTAATAAGGCATTTATTTAcagtagagaacactgcaaatgtattgaatgaatgagtaaaccacacctttaaaccctTGTAGGAAAGACTTGTGTAACAAAGTGCCACATGCACCATGGATGTTGCTCTGGCTACTCTTGTGCtccagtagcctagtgaactagaccaaattcttgccttagttagtctggcttgccaggctagtgctcCAGCAGAAACAGATatgaaattagatttttttttaaaagatgCTAAATCTTAACAAAAACTCCCGACATGCATTGTTTTTTTTCTGTCTGAATTAGGGTTAATCATccttattaataataatacaacTGTTTGGAAacaatcatggacgtaattttcactttagaagtgagggggacacgggggggggggggggatctttacagtatgttctaatgggaaacaggcttcaacacaaacggttgttttccgcttggtcctagagctcaaccagtgtcaatttaatatagcgtaatattgtttttggaaggtaaaaagtgcaggggtcaaaacttgactttggaaaaagtgggggggacatgtccccccccccccccccccaaattacgtccatggaaacAATCTAATTTAAATCACAATCAACATAACTCTTACAGTATGGATCATAGCATTTTTATTAATCTTTTCTATGCAACAGTTATGGTTTGAAAACCAGGGAACAAAAAGAAAGATTTCACTTTcgtaaaacaaaacatgtaaataaatgtaaatatgtgAATAAGGATGCAAACTTTAACAATGATTTTGTACCTTTAATAGAGAGTATGACTGAGGTGATACAGTAAATCCACAGAGAGGATAGAAACAGCTGTGCTGCAGCTGAGAGAGCGTTTCTCTACTTCCACTCTGTGACATGAACTGAAATGAACTTGACTTGATATTTTCCCATATTTTCTGCTGGATTATAAACATGTCAGTGTTTTTCTCAGCAATGTTCCAATTTAATCCTGAACCACACACAATCCAGATATAAACACCTATCTTCTGTAGGTAATTAAGAAACAAACTAAATGCTGCATAATTTAGACattgaatgtttttaaaaatgaaatcatAGGCTGTTGTACTCAGATTTCCATCCTGAGTTTGGATGTGTGCTCTATTATCAGATTTTAAACAATACTTTCTgatattatgttgtttatttgaggAAATATCACAACTTCTGTAGAATATCTGGTTTTATTTCCGTCATCATTAAATGTTTTCAAACTCAAATGTTGCAGGTTGGAAGAGAACATGTATATAAAAACCAGTTATGAGATTGACTGTATTTATTTATATCATTCTGCATCACATTAAATCGTGTTACATTTGTTTCTGTATCATGTTTCTAATATTTAAATAAAGAGAGGAGtattttgaatgttttttttttgtggattGGAGAGCAGCCCTACATGTGAAACTAACAATATCGCCTTCCAGTGGTTGATTAAGTTTCTGCATGCAGTCTGTAATACAGTAGGCTACAAAACACAATTGAATTAATTTAATTTATCCTCCTGAGCACGTGCAGGgcatctttaaaaaaataaacaaatgggataTTACACGTCAAGCCTCTGTTGTTAAAACAAATCTTAAGCTGTCGTGGTATGACTAAAATAATGCAATTAAAGGGAGACTGTGCAGTTTTGGCTCGCTGTTGGCACCGCCTAGAGTTCCTTTTTACTCACTGTTGTGAAACAGAAACTGAAACCTATCTCCTCTCTTGCGCTTGTCTTTtctacaccttaatctaacttaaTCTAATGTCTCTTCAGCCTTCAGGTTTCTACAGGAGCcacatactggctcaggaaaaGGATTTCAAAATATGAAAAAACTGCTGAGTAAGGCTTTAATTCAGAGTAGGTAGTTAATCTGCAGCTTGTTGTGCACGGCCCTCTGCAGCATACATGTATTGCATATAATTAGCATTGGATGCTCTTTGTGCAGAAGTGTTATAATAAAATCACAGTAGTGTAGAAATGTAGGTTTGATGTGTAATATCCATCCTCTGATGGTTAACATCTCTCCAGCACGGCATTCAAAGATCATGTGCAAATAAAAATGCTTCTCCTTCATAGAGATGTTCTAGCCCTCTGGAGTTCATTCGTAGAGTCACATGTCAAACACAAGTGCACGACTCGTTCATGAAATGTTTACTTCCACATAGACGGGATCAGAGTTGCGTTGGTCATGTCTGGATCACACCGGTTGGTTTTGGTGAGGACAGTTTGATTTTCCTGGTGAGACTGCTGCGGGCATCCTGCCCAGCCAAGAAGTAAAGAATGGGGTCCACACAGCTGTTGGCGCTGGCTAAAGGCCTGGTCACCTTGTAGGCGATGCTGGAAGCCTCCAACAAGCTACAGCTGATCTGATGGAAACGTGGCGAGTTTTAACTCAGGGATTTGAATCATATTATGACATTATGACATTTCTCAGTGAGTCTTTACCTGTGAAGGATCAACCTGCCTCAGGTATCTAAAGGAGTAGTAGAGGCTCCTGGTGAGGTGGAAAGGGAGGAAGCACAGCATGAACGCTGCCAGCACTATGATGATCATCTTCACTGATTTATGCTTGGATGGATGGGGTGTCTGGCTACTCCTCAGGCCTTCTGATCCTCTCTCCGAGCCCCATCCAGGTTCCAGAAGCTTCCGCACCATGAGGCCGTagcacaccatcaccaccatgaAGGGCAGGGCAAACATGAGGACAGAAACGATGGAGCTGTACACCAGGAAGTCGTCAAAAAGCTCTGGGCTGGTGGTGTCGTAGCAGATCCGCTCGGTGGCCACATCCCTGACAGAGGACGTAAAGAActatttgggatttttttttcatactaagaaacaaaaaaaaaattgtataaCTGTTTAAGAAGGTTTAATCACCTGGTTCTGACAAAGTAGAGGACAGGAGCCTGGCAGAATAAAACACAGGCCCACACCGCCATCGAAACCAGCCTGGCCTGACGAGCGCTGACCCAGTTGAGCGAGCGGACCGGATAGCAGATGCCGACGAACCGATGCAGACTGATGCAGCACAGGAACAGAATGGAACCTAACAGACAATTCCACTGCTTTTCTTTAGACTCTCGAGTGATTTAAGCACAGTTAACATACTTTTAAGCACAGCAAATGGATGTTGCATCATTGTTGTAATGTTTTATGATGTGTGCAAAAACACAACATTTGGGCAAATCCAACAGCAGTAAAGTGCAAATTTTCCAGATTTTACAATTTTTTTGCACATTGTTTAATTACGTTTCAgtgattagcaaaaaaaaaaaaaccatcgtAATCTTTTAAATTAATTTTTCAACTAGTTTGCAAGTCATAGAAATGCATCGATTTACTCTAGCTTTCCACAAAAAACATGCATGCTAGGTTAGTTGGCTACTCTGACTGTTCACTGGGAGTGTGTGTGAATTGTTTCTCTGGGCCTGTGGTGGACTGGGGTCCTTGACGGGGTGTAACCCTGTCTCTTTCTCAATGGTAGCTGTGAAGACGCACTGTCTCCACATCTAATTTCTTTGAGAAACAAGGAGGTAATGTGTATAAATAAAAGTGTTTGCTAAACTAATCTGATAAAGGACACTacttgattgttcagtaaaacatctTCTAAAAGAAGCTTTTACAATCTTTCAAAGTGGTTTTCTGTGGAAAAGTTCTGAATCGCTCCTTAGCTAATAGAACAATCTCCAACTGGAGAAGCAGAAATTGACCAGAAATTGAGCAGCTACTCACAGTGGAGCCATGCAGTAAACTAATGCATCCTCAAAGGGCTCCGATCTCTAAGGATAAAtggaaattattattttaaaagacTGTTAGGCCTGGAATACACTTGCTTTTTAACCTGCAGTTGATGCAGGCAGCAGGCAGTgcctttgttcacatacttgctgctgtaACTTGCTGCTGTACAGCACTGCACTGCATGCAGTACTGGAGAATTCCGCTAGGGGGCACAGTAGATAACCCACACCAGATAGAGAGCTGGGTTTGTACAtacaactaaaacaaacatggcatcaatagaagagatcagtaactgaCCCTAACTCCAAACCAGATTTCGTTAACGCCGTCTAAtggttactcgtatattgcagcATGAGAACATGTCGGGTTCATTTCAGGGGACGCACACAAATGATGCTTCAAATCATGGCAAGTCACACGagacagccattttaaacacgcaCACATCATTAAAAGCAAGTATATTTCCAGACTTGCACTGCCGTCAGCTCTGCAGTACATGATTATGTTTGTCAAAATTATTAAATTCCAATTAATTATGTTACACCCTGAGCTGTTTTGAGTGTTTGTTCCTGGCTCGTCTCACCTAACCGTTAGCTTATCTAATCTCGGCTTCTCcagactgaggttgttcaaatacCTATCCACCACAGGTATATAACTGATTGTTTTTCCACACAAATCCACCCAAAAAGAACAGATCTGTCTTTGTTTTTGTGGACATCTGAGAGTGTGTTGTGTTGTTTTTCCACACCATACAAGTTGGCATAAAACAGGAAGCGTATCAGCTTGCAGACGGGTTCGCTGAAGGGCCAGTCGTTCTCGTCGGCGTAGTAGTAAATGAGGAAAGGCAGAGTGAAGATGTAGAGCGTATCGCACATGGTGAGGTTGAACATGTAGATGGTGGAGGGCCTCCAGTGCTTTGTGCGGCACACGATGACGTAGAGCGCCATGGCGTTCAGCGCCAGGCCAATCACAAAGACAAGGGTGTAGCTGACGGGAAGGAGGATgtacttaaattcttcattaaacacaCAGAAGGTGCTGGAGTTGGGCTGTTTGGTCATGTTGGGGCCAAAGGAGGACATGTTGGCTGTGAGAACACCTGAGGAAACAGGAATTTAACTGATCTTAAATGAAGCTTGAATtagctttaaccctctcaggctcaaaaataagttttgataaaaggacgaacaactaagtccttcaggagtacttctgagttaaaaatactcatgaaacacgtacgtggagtaaccaggtaggtaggttttaactgttgcaaatctgcaacgcctgcctccagagggttaaatctcATTGCGTTTTTAAAAAATCTAATCTTTGCTTGTTCTTTTTTCTAGACTAAAAGTTtaaataattaattaaattaatttatttatttaattcattTACTTACTAATCTTAGTCTATGCAACATGTTGGCTTGGCAGCTCTAATCCAGTCAAATCAAAGCATGAAATCCAGGTGTTTACTGCTTCTCTGGTTTACCTTTAAACACCTTTGACCACAAATCATTAATATTTGTTTCACACAAGGTGGTCGTGTGGAAGCGAGCTTTAACAAAATGTTCCCTGCAGCCATGTTCTCCTGCAGAACATCAACCCTCACACGGTATGCCAGAGTTTTCTAAGAGCTTACAGCTGGGATCGTCTAACTCGAACCAGACTGTTTTCAGACCCTTCTCACATTTTCTTTCCTCTTCTCTCTCCACCAGCATGCACAGTAGAGCCTCTCTCAGACTAAAGTGCTCTGTTAAGCTGGCAAGCTCAAGTTAAAACAAGTTCATTAATGCAGAAAATAACATGACTTACACACTTCTCAGATGATCAGGAAGCTCCTTTTCTCCTTCTGATGTTATGTGTTCTGTTAAAAAGAAACAGCTGCTTGTCCTGACTGAGCACTCTGCTCTCCCGCTTCTTTTCCTTTTTCCACTTCAAACTGTTTCATTTGAGCTTTAACAGAGAGCAGACCAGAGACAGAGCGGCGGCTTTGGAAATGAACCTTCGCTCTTCTTAGCAGCTGTGTGCACGCTGAGACAAAATCTTACAAATCCGGCAAACTTTCAcacataaacatctttaaaactcaTCAAACAGGATGTTACTCACACCATTTCAGTGCATCACGCTGGCTCTCCTGAGCGGTGTATCCtcagtgtgcatgtgtatgtgtgtctgacactCGAGCTGCTGAAATCTCTGAGGTGTGTGTTGATCTGACAAGTTGCAGCTGGCACGTCTCAGCCCCGAAGGCTCAGATGCTGAATGTGAATTGGACATTCATCATAGAGGCTCAACAGCCTCAACAAACGCTTGTTTTTACACTCataaaacttgtttttaaaacacacaaaaaaggaGACTTGTCTGAAATATTTTATGTAGAtcgtcaaaaacaaacaaacaaaaaagaaaaacctgTTTGAACATGACAAGACAGAACAAAGTGGCACTAATAACCTCaaatgttgaaaaaaaaaaccaactaaACTATAGATTCTACAATAACCAAAATAAGGTCAATAGGTGGAAAGGCTGAACGTGAAAGCGTCAGCGGGTAATTAATTTTCTCATCTTCACGCGTCATCAAGCAAGCGCTGTTTGTGTTTGGCTGATCAGGAGCATTCAAGCGTGTGTTAACAATGACCTCTTCTGTTTttaatcatctttcatctgtattatgatatattttttatttattgtttgtctCTTGTCTTTTAATAACATATTAATTTTGATGTGGTTTTCTTTGTGAATCGctttgtgatttttctttctgTGTAAACGTTAAATGATAGAGATGAAACGGTTTTCTCCCATCAGTCCAGGAGAGGCTTTAAAACCATTCCAGCGGCTGAAAAAGTCATGCAGGCCACAGCCATGCCACTGAATCACAGCATACTTTGTTTTTCACAGATTAGCGACTTTGACTTAATTGTCTTTATTAAGGAGTTCTGCTCTTTCTTCATGAAACAGGTTGCaagaaaactggaaattaactgatccttgaatacatttaaaaccagacggatttcctgtgttgtaactgccttctgtgaTTCTGTACATAACTGTGTAACTGAGAAATGTTGtgactgtaacttttgctgcctcttgtccAGGACTTCCtggaaaatgaggtttttaatcccAATGGGACTTTGCTagtttaaaaatgaataaataaaataaataaatggcaaTATGGTAAAAAACTATTGAGTGTTTTTGTACATTTATTTTTACCATGCCTCTGTTTTGCTTCTGAATGATGgatgattattaaaaataataaacacagaAGATGTTATTACACATTTATTATCTCAttatgacatatatatatattttaatttaaaacacatttaggaCACAGCATTAAATTTAATTTGTTTAGAGATTAATTATTTTTGCGGCATTCCTCAATTTCACTGTAAAGTTACTGTGAGATGTTAAACATTTTACATCAAACTCATCACTTAAATAGTACCTAACAGTATCCAGTTTGGGTTATAGGTGTTTGTGTCCATCTGTGAATATTTGTCACTAAAACTACAATTCAGACTTGACTAAAAGGAATGCCTGATGTTTCACAATAACGTTCCACATGGGCCCAACGTAAAAAAAACGTTCTGTTTTGAATGAAACAATTATAAAGTCCTAGTTTTTGAATTAGACAATTTTTTGCTTACCTTAGTATGGTAAAAGGAAAACTAAATCCACTTTTATAAATCCAAAATATCTATCTCAGTACCCTAACAAATAAATAGAAACTCTAAGTGACTGTGATCCATTTTTCTTCTGTGCTGATGTGTCTGGTTTCTCTGGATGCCAACGTGAAAGTGTCAGTTTGAAGTGTTAAAGTGAAAAGAAAGGTGAAAAACAGTGCGTAATGCTTCACCTGCTCCAGGAGCTTTCTGCATTAATGATTACCTGTCCTTTAACCTGTCTATCTATGACTCAGTTTTAACTGGTTTTATCTGGGTGTTTTATCTGATTAACTTATATTATTAGCGAGAAAAAGAAAAACCAGTAGTACTAGTGCATATATTATTTTTTTAGATTGAAGCAGCCATCTTTGATTCCAGAGAAATTATAATGCACGAGTGCATTTTCTTGATCTTCAGCCATCGGTCTCGACCTTGAGTGGATTGTATAAATCACATTGCTGCTTTGTAAAGGTCATTATGCAAAATTATGGAATGAGGAAGTTGAGTTTTAAATGGGAGGTTTCTGCCGTGTGTATATGAAAACCCTTTTATGTGTTGAAAAAGATCTCAAATTTAAATTAGATAATAAATCATGACAGGTTTGCAAATACAACTGGAGTGATGACTCATGATTCATGCAATGATTCAGGGGCATTATGCTGTGATGTATAGCTCTTTATGTTTTCTAGGTCCCATTTAATTTTTACTCTGATGCTGCACAAAAAAGTTCACAATTGTCAGCTAAATACTACCTGAAAGGGTTAAACAAGCAATTGTTTCCACGAGTAAGAAGATTTTCCATTATTCTGcgtttttattcattttcgtGCCATTATTGATCTTTTTATTTGCTTAATTTAAATCAAACTGCACTTTAAAAGGGATAAAgcttcattttaaacattttaattgtttttgaaACGCGATCGATTTTTCTGCAATTGACTGCGGAGTCTTGTTGCTATGCGGGTCTGCCTCTTCCCTGCTCTCCTTGAGCAAGCTTTTGCagcaaaaaaggaaaacaaattaATGCTGGGGGGATTATCCGGACACCTCAGTAAATGTGCGTTTTGTAGCTTTATTTTGTTTGATACGCGTGCAGGTGTATAAATCGAAATCGAGACCGTTTTGTTGTGTATTTTTTTAATCAGACACCTGCTGCTGTCCCGTATTTGACCACATGGTGGCGCCATTGAACCTAGTTCCTGAAGCGGGCTCCTGTTGACAACCCCATCCCTTCCTCCTCTCTCCCCTCCGCTCTTTCTTCTCTGTCTGCTCCCTCCTCTGCTCCACAACAGTACAGTACACACTCGTAGTGGCAGCAAGCACCACGAGCGTGTGCTGCCTCTCCTCGTAGCCTCAGTTTCGGCTCTCTGTAAACTGGCCGTTTATCATCAATCATGGCCGCCGGAGTCCAAATTTAACTCCCATCTTTCCTCCCCTGTcgtcgagacttaaaaaggggggAAGAGTCCTTGCTTGGAAGAAGCCATACATCAGTTTTCACGCTGATTTTGGATTTCCTTTTGGAAATACAAAACATCTCACAAGGGAAATACCATTCATGTCAAGCCTCCAAAATGCAGCCGCCGCCAAGGAAGGTGAGTGATTTCCAGGGACCGTTATGTTTCAGCTGAAACAATGCCAGCCACACAAGTGTTGTAACCTCACGTGTGTCGGACTGTGATATTTAGAAGCCCTTTACTAGTCAACATTAGCAGGCGTGTTAGCATGAACCTTTTTGACATGAGTGCATCTGCCCAGCAGCCGCGACCGTCAAAACGTCAAACATCGTTAGCTAGAAGGCGCTAGGTGGGCTGTCAAGAAATCAACAAAGCATCGCTTTGTGGCATTAATTAGGATTTCTAGCTGTCTTTTAAAGATGTAAAAAAGGAAATCACAAGATATGCACCTTGTTCTAGGTTCACTGTTAAATCCAGCTGCAGTGTTATGTTGCTAATTGGTACACCGTGAGATTGTGACAGATTCCCCTCAGAGAGGACAACAAATCTGTCCTGTCAGATgcatcttgttttaa
Encoded here:
- the relt gene encoding tumor necrosis factor receptor superfamily member 19L, which encodes MRNHLCCSALVLLAVIGCGGTAAVQCRWGDGCVCQQCAAGQEPSTACEQIQSPAEEVQCQPCPPGRFSDALDSEPCFPHTSCKLLSRKLAVSGTVSSDAVCGDCLPGFHPSSKQDISTQSPCIKNLRVRTVRTVDNGPSGGAAGPSNSTVVRSAEEKTAEYAVFALVPVFCIMGLMGILICNILKKKGYNCTAEKEGGDEEIATPQKEGNGCPYICDDLNEDTISVLVRLITEKKENAAALEELLLEYESKQMSKGSSIKFPMLSPLSTFRSLPRLCPHQSHLHTISGLSGLAPRHGYRCTRCAQKKWPPLLIPPLDSFKDPLKPPPSLRLPSLDSPIDQMKNPLLDGVCVDTHYTQNGMPKMVQDKVDGREKEKKEGALTVLSVGRFQVAHIPENKPAAVETKTLSQEKRNSMFLGKSFSSSSSSVFKR
- the p2ry2.1 gene encoding P2Y purinoceptor 2, with amino-acid sequence MSSFGPNMTKQPNSSTFCVFNEEFKYILLPVSYTLVFVIGLALNAMALYVIVCRTKHWRPSTIYMFNLTMCDTLYIFTLPFLIYYYADENDWPFSEPVCKLIRFLFYANLYGSILFLCCISLHRFVGICYPVRSLNWVSARQARLVSMAVWACVLFCQAPVLYFVRTRDVATERICYDTTSPELFDDFLVYSSIVSVLMFALPFMVVMVCYGLMVRKLLEPGWGSERGSEGLRSSQTPHPSKHKSVKMIIIVLAAFMLCFLPFHLTRSLYYSFRYLRQVDPSQISCSLLEASSIAYKVTRPLASANSCVDPILYFLAGQDARSSLTRKIKLSSPKPTGVIQT